Part of the Methylovirgula sp. 4M-Z18 genome is shown below.
CGCGGACGACGATTTTAGCGTGAGATCAGGATGATCTGCATCTGCGGCGGCGTGTTCGGCACCACGACGGCGGCGCGGCCGACGATGCGCAGGTTGGTCGGCGCCAGCGAAACATCGAGCGTGTCGAACACGACATGGGCGCCGTCACAATCGCCGTTGAAGTGGTAGGAGCCATCGACCGGCAAGAGGCCGAGGCCGACATCGCTGCCGTTCGGATAGACGCCGAAGAGACGGGCCAGGAAGATGCCGCTCATCTTGCAGGTCTTGCCGTCCGGCATCGCGAGCGTACCGGTCACCACGGCGCCGTTGGACGCGCGATGCACATCGACGACGTTCATGGCCGTCACCTGGTTGCCCTTGTCGAGCCAGGTGATCTTCCAGTCGCCCATCAATGCATCGGTTTGTCCGGGCGTGTTTGGAGCGGCTTGCTGGGTCTGATCTGGTGCCGGCGTGGGCGCTGGAGCGGGTGCAGGCGCCGCAGCAACCGGTTTCGGCGCCGGCTTCTTGGGCGTTTGCGCAAAGGCGGGACTAAGGGCCAGGCCCGCAAGAAGGACAACACCGAATCCGCGTATGATTGTCTGACGCATCTGTTTCACATCGATCATTATCCGCTCCTGGCTATCCCGTATCGGGGGCGTTTTTCCCCAAAAATTCAAGCGTGTTCCCCGCGTGATATAAAGGGAAATTCTTTCCATGCAATGAAATACCTGGCGAGGTCGTGTGTCATTTGTGCGCGGCCATCAAGGCGTCGTTGAACCCGTCGCCGACGGCGCGCGGCGGCCGAGAGCGTGCAGCACGCCTTTGGCCGCCGCGACGCCGGTCGCGAAACTCGCCTGCAGCAAATAGCCGCCCGTCGGCGCCTCCCAATCCAGCATTTCGCCGGCGACGAAGACGCCTGGCAGATCCTTCAGCATCAGATGACCATCGACCGCGCTGCGCTCGATGCCGCCGGCCGAGGAAATCGCCCGCTCCAAGGGTCGCGTGCCGGTGAGCAGCAGCGGCACCGCCTTGATCCGCGCCGCAAGATCGCCCTCCTCGAGCCCTTCGCGCAACAGGCCCGCGGCGGCGGCGCTCAACCCCACCTTGCGCAACCGATTCGCCATCGACTCGCCGAGGCGTCGCCGGACGAGGCGCGCGCCAAGCTCCGCCGCGCTCACGCCGGGTTTGAGATCGAGCGTCAGGACCGCCTCGCCGCGCGCTGCAATCGCCTGGCGCAAGCTGCGCGACAGGGCATAGATCGCACCGCCTTCGACCCCGTAATCGCTCAGCATGATCTCGCCGCGCGAGGTCTCGGATCCGAATCGCGCCTCGACCGGTTTCAGCGGCGTGCCGGCGAAGCGCTGCCGGAAATGCGGCGACCACGCGACGTCAAAGCCGCAATTGGCCGGGGCGAACGGCTGCACGGGAATGCCTTTCGCGCCCAGGATGTCGCGCCAGCCGCCGTCGGAGCCGAGCCGGGGCCAGGACGCGCCGCCGAGCGCCAACACCGTTGCAGCGCTGCGGACATGCA
Proteins encoded:
- a CDS encoding TIGR03862 family flavoprotein, whose protein sequence is MNASVPHIAIIGAGPAGLMAAEVLGAAGLAVTLYERMPSPARKFLMAGRGGLNLTHSEDFDRFVGRYGEASDWLQPILAAFPPQALRDWCEALGEPTFVGSSGRVFPKSFKASPLLRAWLRRLQSYGVSLKTRHAWRGWDVEGALVFSTPEGEVHVRSAATVLALGGASWPRLGSDGGWRDILGAKGIPVQPFAPANCGFDVAWSPHFRQRFAGTPLKPVEARFGSETSRGEIMLSDYGVEGGAIYALSRSLRQAIAARGEAVLTLDLKPGVSAAELGARLVRRRLGESMANRLRKVGLSAAAAGLLREGLEEGDLAARIKAVPLLLTGTRPLERAISSAGGIERSAVDGHLMLKDLPGVFVAGEMLDWEAPTGGYLLQASFATGVAAAKGVLHALGRRAPSATGSTTP